A genome region from Psychrobacter jeotgali includes the following:
- a CDS encoding amidohydrolase — translation MLLNTLSKPTLLSLAVISVIGCTATQTATHSMTQTTSGQATVYYNGDIITMEGEQPQMVEALVTQAGKIAYVGSLKDVQNKYKNAAQIDLQNQTLLPSFIDPHSHFGMVSNTMGQVDLNPPPIGNVDNIDKMLQALKAYKEDNNIADGEWIFGWGYDETQLAEQRHPTKNDIDKVLPNNPVYLQHTSGHMGVANSKGLAAMNISADSEAPAGGNIARMPGSDEPSGLVQETAMYPFMYNLLQILEPKQAEFFEQTQDYYAESGVTTAQDGSTTRDAIKFFQSQADAGKLKIDLVSLAGASDLDENLADENFRWKTYQNGFKVQGTKIIGDGSPQGKTAYFTQPYLTPVEGCARDCRGLPSLSQDEMNAMFVKAYARDNQLFIHSNGDASIDMIIKAHEHAIEKTGQDADKDRRIVPVHAQFVRPDQLETFKKYKMVPSFFTNHAYFWGDVHIKNLGEKRANFLSPIATADKMAITYTNHSDDTVTPLDPLFSVWSAVNRTSRSGKVIGANERITPYQALQAITTNAAYQYFEEDSKGSLTPGKLADLVILDNNPLTVDANNIRDIKVIRTIKEGKTIYERPKS, via the coding sequence ATGTTACTAAACACTTTATCCAAACCTACTTTGCTAAGCCTAGCAGTTATAAGTGTCATCGGTTGTACGGCAACTCAGACAGCGACTCATTCAATGACTCAAACTACCTCTGGTCAAGCAACGGTTTATTACAACGGCGATATCATTACTATGGAGGGTGAGCAGCCACAGATGGTCGAGGCTTTGGTTACTCAAGCAGGCAAGATTGCTTATGTTGGCAGCTTAAAAGACGTCCAAAATAAATATAAAAATGCCGCGCAAATAGACTTACAAAACCAAACGCTACTACCAAGCTTTATCGATCCACACAGCCATTTCGGTATGGTATCGAACACTATGGGTCAAGTCGATCTGAACCCGCCCCCTATTGGTAATGTCGATAATATCGACAAAATGCTGCAAGCGCTAAAAGCTTACAAAGAAGATAACAATATTGCTGATGGCGAATGGATATTTGGTTGGGGCTATGATGAGACCCAGCTTGCTGAGCAGCGCCATCCGACCAAAAATGATATCGATAAAGTATTGCCTAATAATCCCGTTTATTTGCAGCATACCAGTGGTCATATGGGGGTAGCCAACTCCAAGGGCCTCGCCGCTATGAATATCAGCGCCGACAGCGAAGCGCCGGCTGGTGGTAATATTGCCCGTATGCCGGGCAGCGATGAGCCTAGTGGTTTGGTACAAGAAACTGCCATGTATCCGTTTATGTACAATCTGCTGCAGATACTAGAACCTAAACAAGCTGAGTTTTTTGAGCAGACCCAAGACTATTATGCTGAGAGTGGCGTGACTACCGCCCAAGATGGCTCAACCACCCGTGACGCGATTAAGTTTTTTCAATCACAAGCAGATGCCGGTAAACTTAAAATCGATTTGGTGTCTTTAGCAGGCGCGAGCGATTTGGATGAAAACTTAGCGGATGAAAACTTTAGGTGGAAAACCTATCAAAACGGCTTTAAAGTCCAAGGTACCAAAATCATCGGTGATGGCTCGCCCCAAGGTAAAACCGCTTACTTTACTCAGCCTTATCTGACACCAGTTGAAGGCTGCGCGCGTGATTGCCGCGGATTACCTAGTCTCAGTCAAGATGAGATGAACGCGATGTTTGTGAAGGCTTATGCGCGTGATAATCAGTTGTTTATTCACAGTAATGGTGATGCCTCAATCGATATGATTATCAAAGCCCATGAACATGCCATCGAAAAAACCGGACAAGACGCTGACAAAGACCGCCGTATTGTACCGGTCCATGCTCAGTTCGTTCGCCCTGATCAGCTAGAGACGTTCAAAAAATATAAAATGGTACCGTCGTTTTTTACCAATCACGCTTACTTTTGGGGCGATGTCCACATCAAAAACTTAGGCGAAAAACGTGCTAACTTCTTAAGTCCGATTGCCACCGCTGATAAAATGGCCATTACCTATACCAACCATTCCGACGATACGGTAACGCCTTTAGATCCTTTATTCTCAGTATGGTCAGCAGTCAATCGCACCTCGCGCTCAGGTAAAGTCATCGGTGCCAATGAACGAATCACGCCTTATCAAGCCCTCCAAGCTATTACCACCAATGCTGCTTACCAGTATTTTGAGGAAGATAGCAAAGGATCACTGACGCCCGGCAAGTTGGCTGATTTGGTTATTTTAGATAACAACCCATTAACCGTTGATGCGAATAATATTCGTGATATAAAAGTTATTAGAACCATTAAAGAAGGTAAGACTATTTATGAGCGCCCCAAATCATAA
- a CDS encoding alpha/beta fold hydrolase, producing MSTTDKSNNQSSTEQITSSDNTHYLHHSFFEPTDSDTDVKATLLIVHGMMEHGGRYADFAQFLADNGIAVATYDQLGHGQTVKSSDEFGFFGREHPMQSLLKDVIIMADSLKSRHPQVPHFIMGHSMGSFIVRNVLKHHAQDFAGAIIMGSSDANPLIKLLMPLNKILAKAAPRKPNPLFANIMNKILNSKLDNRISDSEHAWLNEDPAAIEAYEADPLTGFDFTNNGFLTLFALMQSSLHKGWAKTITKDFPMLFVSGENDPIGDMGRGIRKVIGNLEKQGFKNIDEQLYPNMRHEPLHEQNHSMVYNDILNWIDNYIDADQA from the coding sequence ATGAGCACCACTGATAAGAGCAATAATCAAAGCAGCACTGAGCAAATCACTTCTTCTGATAATACTCATTATTTACACCATAGCTTTTTTGAGCCGACCGATAGCGATACGGATGTCAAAGCAACCTTGCTAATCGTGCACGGTATGATGGAGCACGGCGGGCGCTATGCCGACTTTGCGCAGTTTTTGGCAGATAATGGTATCGCAGTCGCCACTTACGATCAGCTCGGTCATGGGCAGACGGTCAAATCCTCTGATGAATTTGGCTTTTTTGGTCGTGAGCATCCCATGCAATCGTTGCTAAAAGACGTCATTATCATGGCAGACAGCTTAAAATCTCGTCATCCCCAGGTACCACACTTTATAATGGGACATTCAATGGGCTCATTTATTGTGCGTAATGTCCTCAAGCATCATGCCCAAGACTTTGCAGGCGCTATTATTATGGGCTCCTCAGACGCCAATCCGTTGATTAAACTACTGATGCCGCTTAACAAAATATTAGCCAAAGCTGCACCCCGCAAGCCCAACCCTTTATTTGCCAACATCATGAATAAAATTCTTAATAGCAAGCTGGATAATCGTATCTCAGACTCTGAGCATGCTTGGTTAAACGAAGATCCGGCGGCTATTGAAGCTTATGAAGCCGATCCTTTAACCGGTTTTGATTTTACTAATAATGGTTTTTTGACCTTATTCGCCTTGATGCAATCCAGTCTCCATAAAGGCTGGGCGAAAACTATTACTAAAGATTTTCCCATGCTATTTGTCAGCGGCGAGAATGATCCTATCGGTGATATGGGCCGCGGTATTCGTAAAGTTATTGGTAATTTAGAGAAACAAGGGTTTAAAAATATAGATGAGCAGCTTTATCCGAATATGCGTCATGAGCCCCTGCATGAGCAAAACCATAGTATGGTCTATAACGATATTTTAAACTGGATAGATAACTATATTGATGCCGACCAGGCTTAG
- the dapD gene encoding 2,3,4,5-tetrahydropyridine-2,6-dicarboxylate N-succinyltransferase, whose product MSLQQTIEQAFENRNDYSPANMPQDVRAAIEQVLEQLDNGSLRVAEKKAGEWVVNQWAKKAVLLSFRLNDNYAMPAGEHVQFYDKVPTKFAGWTEAQFKAAGIRVVPPAVARKGSYIAAGAVLMPSYINIGAYVDQGAMVDTWATVGSCAQIGKNVHLSGGVGIGGVLEPLQANPTIIEDNCFIGARSEIVEGVIVEEGAVISMGVYIGQSTRIYDRETGEIHRGRVPAGSVVVPGSLPSKDGSHSLYAAIIVKKVDAQTRAKTAVNELLRLD is encoded by the coding sequence ATGTCACTGCAACAAACTATCGAACAAGCTTTTGAGAATCGTAACGATTATAGTCCCGCCAATATGCCACAAGATGTGCGCGCGGCTATTGAGCAAGTGCTAGAACAACTTGATAACGGTAGCTTGCGAGTCGCTGAAAAAAAGGCTGGCGAATGGGTGGTCAATCAGTGGGCCAAAAAAGCGGTGCTATTGTCTTTTCGTCTCAATGATAACTACGCCATGCCAGCCGGTGAGCATGTGCAGTTCTATGACAAGGTACCGACCAAGTTTGCAGGCTGGACCGAAGCACAGTTCAAAGCAGCAGGCATACGTGTAGTCCCTCCAGCGGTTGCGCGTAAAGGCTCATATATTGCCGCTGGCGCAGTACTTATGCCCTCTTATATCAATATCGGTGCCTATGTCGATCAAGGTGCGATGGTTGATACTTGGGCAACGGTGGGCTCATGTGCACAAATCGGTAAAAACGTCCACCTATCAGGCGGTGTCGGTATCGGCGGCGTCTTAGAACCGCTACAAGCTAACCCTACTATCATTGAAGACAACTGTTTCATCGGCGCACGCTCTGAGATCGTTGAAGGCGTCATCGTAGAGGAAGGCGCCGTTATCTCGATGGGCGTTTACATCGGACAATCAACCCGTATCTATGATCGTGAAACCGGTGAGATTCATCGTGGACGAGTACCTGCAGGCTCAGTAGTGGTGCCGGGCAGCTTACCATCGAAAGATGGCAGCCACAGCTTATACGCTGCTATTATCGTCAAAAAAGTCGATGCCCAGACTCGTGCTAAAACAGCGGTAAATGAGTTACTGCGTTTAGACTAG
- the lhgO gene encoding L-2-hydroxyglutarate oxidase — MVNNHYAVIGGGINGLSVARQLLLDFPDSRVTVFEKEQKVAQHQSSHNSGVVHAGLYYEPGGLKARLCRRGAELVKQYCLEKDIAYDECGKVVVALNTVEEIRLESIYQRSIANKVADVRMLNAEEISAVEPNCIGTKALYSPRTAIVSYGDIAQKIAEEILEKGADIILGRAVTHLTENNKKISVHFSDNDHHDSTFDYVVSCAGLQSDRLAAHSGDIKTPKIVPFFGQYYVIDEAYKEHVKGLIYPVPDPSYPFLGVHFTKRIDGQMTIGPNAFISLGRENYSGTDYNVVDIYDFLTYRGFWRFSSKNVPAAARELRTVLSQTNFVAQAAKYVPSLANVSVTPATRGIRAQAMETDGSLVDDFVIRKQGNITHIRNAPSPGATSSLAIAEYIVKEIMTHE; from the coding sequence ATGGTTAATAATCATTACGCGGTCATTGGCGGAGGGATTAATGGACTCTCTGTGGCTCGGCAGTTACTACTGGATTTTCCAGACTCTAGAGTAACGGTATTTGAAAAAGAACAAAAGGTTGCCCAACATCAATCAAGTCACAACTCTGGAGTAGTACATGCTGGCCTTTATTATGAGCCCGGCGGCCTTAAAGCTCGCTTATGCCGTCGAGGTGCGGAGCTAGTCAAGCAATACTGTTTAGAAAAGGATATCGCTTACGACGAATGTGGCAAAGTAGTGGTGGCATTAAACACCGTCGAAGAGATTAGGTTAGAGAGCATCTATCAAAGATCTATAGCCAATAAAGTGGCTGATGTTCGAATGCTAAATGCCGAAGAGATTAGCGCCGTTGAACCCAATTGCATTGGAACGAAAGCACTTTATTCTCCTCGTACCGCTATCGTAAGCTACGGAGATATTGCCCAAAAAATAGCGGAAGAAATCTTGGAAAAAGGGGCGGATATTATCCTTGGCAGAGCCGTAACTCATTTAACTGAAAACAATAAAAAAATCAGCGTCCACTTCTCTGATAACGACCATCATGATTCTACTTTTGATTATGTGGTTAGCTGTGCAGGTTTACAGTCTGACCGACTGGCTGCTCATTCAGGCGATATCAAAACTCCCAAAATAGTGCCGTTTTTTGGTCAATATTACGTTATCGATGAGGCCTATAAAGAGCATGTTAAAGGTTTGATTTATCCGGTACCGGACCCGAGCTATCCTTTTTTAGGGGTACACTTTACCAAGCGTATTGACGGTCAGATGACTATTGGACCAAATGCCTTTATCTCTTTGGGTCGTGAAAATTATAGCGGTACAGATTACAACGTTGTAGATATTTATGATTTTCTTACTTATAGAGGGTTTTGGCGGTTCTCGTCGAAAAATGTGCCCGCCGCCGCGCGTGAGTTACGTACGGTTTTAAGCCAAACTAACTTTGTTGCACAAGCCGCTAAATATGTGCCTTCTTTAGCCAATGTCTCAGTGACCCCTGCTACCCGAGGAATCCGAGCGCAGGCTATGGAAACTGATGGCTCTTTAGTCGATGATTTTGTTATTAGAAAACAAGGGAATATCACCCACATTCGTAATGCGCCCTCACCCGGTGCTACCTCCTCTTTAGCTATTGCTGAATATATAGTAAAAGAGATCATGACCCATGAATAA
- the queE gene encoding 7-carboxy-7-deazaguanine synthase QueE, whose product MTKTLLRQPHIPVTDPEAGLRITEIFYSLQGEALTSGLPTIFVRLTGCPLRCVYCDTEYAFTGGERQSLETIIETIKSYPCKRICVTGGEPLAQPNAIELIKRLLSDNYEISLETAGALTVANVPPAVSKVMDIKTPSSGEADRNLWSNLDYLTPNDQLKFVIMNRADYDWSKTMLKEYNLEKRVATVWFSPMFNVVDDADPKSASPEVPALARELAEWILADALPVRFQLQLHKIIWADAKGK is encoded by the coding sequence ATGACTAAGACCTTGCTACGCCAACCTCATATACCTGTCACTGACCCTGAAGCCGGTTTACGCATTACTGAGATATTTTATTCTCTACAAGGTGAAGCGCTGACTTCAGGCTTGCCAACGATATTTGTGCGCCTAACCGGTTGTCCGCTGCGCTGCGTTTACTGTGATACCGAATACGCCTTTACTGGTGGTGAGCGGCAGTCGCTTGAAACCATTATAGAGACTATCAAAAGCTATCCTTGTAAACGTATTTGTGTGACCGGCGGCGAACCTTTAGCGCAGCCTAATGCTATCGAGCTCATCAAACGTCTGCTGAGCGATAATTATGAAATATCCTTGGAAACCGCAGGCGCACTCACAGTAGCTAACGTCCCGCCAGCTGTGAGCAAGGTTATGGATATTAAGACGCCAAGCTCAGGAGAAGCGGATCGAAACCTATGGTCAAATTTAGACTATTTGACCCCAAACGATCAGCTCAAGTTCGTCATTATGAATCGTGCTGATTATGACTGGTCAAAGACCATGCTGAAAGAATACAACCTTGAAAAACGTGTGGCTACGGTATGGTTCTCCCCCATGTTCAATGTGGTAGACGACGCTGACCCAAAGAGTGCTAGCCCTGAGGTGCCAGCACTTGCGCGCGAATTGGCGGAATGGATCCTAGCCGATGCGCTACCTGTACGCTTTCAATTACAGCTGCATAAAATCATTTGGGCAGACGCTAAAGGTAAATAA
- a CDS encoding multidrug resistance efflux transporter family protein, translating to MVKLILLGLLAGAFFSSTFILNELMSSAGGHWFWSASLRYVFMWLILTAIITMQHGFGRIKALTTLFLEHWGFWCITGSIGFGMFYTGICYAADHVAGWVVAATFMFTVVASLLVLLAFGQRFDKKFVVYACLVFFGVVLVNLSEGLRASAMIITDSSSALSMTETLLFGALPALVAAFCYPIGNQLVWQVSSNTKKINAQPPPADSQLIMEASLFTLVDKPVLNNADNNHSFNLSPDKPPPLLQKLIARIPTIRTTLLHNAFNKVWLMTLGSLPFWLILGMMVRPELPNTSQLFNTLLVALLAGVAATSLFLYAREQALTSSEVAGVDSTQASEVIFALIGGIILLDNALPSMMGLIGIALIVLGLVLFAKGG from the coding sequence ATGGTCAAACTTATTTTGCTGGGCTTGTTAGCCGGTGCCTTTTTTAGCTCAACCTTTATCTTAAATGAGCTGATGAGTAGCGCTGGCGGTCATTGGTTTTGGTCAGCCAGTTTACGTTACGTTTTTATGTGGCTGATACTCACCGCCATTATCACCATGCAACATGGTTTTGGGCGGATCAAAGCATTGACGACGCTATTCTTGGAGCATTGGGGATTTTGGTGCATTACCGGTAGTATTGGTTTTGGCATGTTTTATACCGGTATATGTTACGCTGCAGACCACGTTGCAGGATGGGTGGTTGCGGCAACCTTTATGTTCACTGTGGTCGCTAGTCTATTGGTATTATTAGCCTTTGGGCAGCGTTTTGATAAAAAGTTTGTCGTCTACGCCTGTCTAGTCTTTTTCGGGGTAGTATTGGTCAATCTTAGCGAAGGTTTGCGTGCCTCCGCCATGATCATAACAGACAGTAGCTCTGCGCTATCAATGACTGAAACCTTACTTTTCGGTGCCTTGCCAGCGCTAGTTGCGGCCTTTTGCTACCCGATTGGTAACCAACTGGTTTGGCAAGTGTCCTCCAATACTAAAAAGATAAATGCGCAACCGCCTCCTGCTGATTCACAGCTTATAATGGAAGCCTCTTTATTTACTCTCGTAGATAAGCCTGTCCTTAATAATGCTGATAATAACCATTCGTTCAACTTATCCCCTGACAAGCCTCCACCTTTATTACAGAAACTAATTGCCCGCATCCCTACCATTAGAACCACACTCTTGCATAATGCTTTTAACAAGGTCTGGCTGATGACGCTTGGCAGTTTGCCATTCTGGCTGATTTTAGGCATGATGGTGCGACCTGAACTGCCTAATACTTCGCAGCTTTTCAACACTTTGCTAGTGGCCTTACTGGCTGGCGTGGCGGCGACCAGCCTGTTTTTGTATGCGCGTGAACAAGCGCTAACCTCAAGTGAAGTCGCTGGTGTGGATTCCACTCAAGCTAGCGAGGTTATATTCGCATTGATCGGCGGCATAATATTGCTAGATAATGCGCTACCTTCAATGATGGGGCTAATAGGTATTGCGCTAATTGTGTTAGGACTGGTGTTATTTGCTAAAGGTGGCTAA
- a CDS encoding trimeric intracellular cation channel family protein encodes MVNDLIFPDILLYLLDMVGVIACAVAGTLLAQHKGFDIAGCILVSMANAVGGGTLRDIALDRHPLFWMTDLNYLIVITVTSLILQIFFHLYHKIDRALKLFDAIGLAAFSVIGFKVALNQDMAPLIAILMGVWTAVIGGLMRDIICHEIPLLLQREIYITASIAGSVTYLVLDSLGVNPGLNEFIMLGIIFWVRILALRFDWHLPSIRLVD; translated from the coding sequence ATGGTCAATGATTTGATTTTTCCTGATATCTTGTTGTATTTATTAGATATGGTTGGGGTAATTGCTTGTGCCGTCGCTGGTACTTTACTTGCGCAGCATAAAGGCTTTGATATTGCCGGCTGCATCTTGGTATCAATGGCCAATGCCGTGGGCGGCGGTACACTACGTGATATAGCGCTGGATCGCCATCCTTTATTTTGGATGACTGATCTCAATTACCTTATCGTTATCACCGTAACCTCGCTTATCTTGCAGATCTTTTTCCATTTATATCATAAGATTGATCGAGCGCTTAAGCTCTTCGATGCTATTGGCTTGGCAGCGTTTAGTGTTATCGGCTTCAAAGTGGCGTTAAATCAAGATATGGCGCCCCTTATTGCTATCTTGATGGGCGTTTGGACGGCAGTTATTGGCGGATTAATGCGCGATATTATTTGTCACGAAATCCCGCTACTGCTACAACGTGAGATTTATATTACCGCTAGTATTGCAGGGTCAGTCACTTACTTAGTGCTCGATAGCTTGGGCGTAAATCCAGGATTAAATGAGTTTATTATGCTCGGTATTATCTTTTGGGTACGGATTTTAGCCCTACGTTTTGATTGGCACCTGCCTTCTATTCGCTTGGTTGATTAG